A window of Marinobacter sp. es.042 genomic DNA:
GGGTCCTGGTGTCGGCCATGATCGGCGCCTCTGCGTTCATGTTGTTGCCACAGCCGGTTCTCAATACCCGTCCATTGACGCCCGAGCGCCTTGGCCCGGCTGTCTACCTGGCGATGTTTGTTGTTGGCATGTACGGCGGATTCATCCAGGTTGGTGTCGGTGTGCTTTTCCTTGTGGTGCTTTACCACATGCTCAAGATCGACTTGCGCCAGGTGAACGTGCTCAAGGTCTCGATCGTGTTGCCGTTTACCTTTGCTGCACTGGTGGTGTTTGCCCTCAACGATCAGGTGCGCTGGGGTGTGGGCCTGACCCTGGCACTGGGCAACGTTACTGGCGCTTTCATTGCTACCCGGGTCAATATGAGCAAACGTGGCGCACGCTGGATCAAGGGGATAACCCTTGTCATGGTGGCTGCGATTCTGGTTAGGCTGATTATCTACT
This region includes:
- a CDS encoding sulfite exporter TauE/SafE family protein, which codes for MTVLEIVALLSIGGIAGFINVLSAGGSMLTLPLLMFLGLPPQVANGTNRVAITLQSITAVGSFYRMGHGNLVVSLHLAIPAVLGSLVGAWVATWVSDTVFEWVLVSAMIGASAFMLLPQPVLNTRPLTPERLGPAVYLAMFVVGMYGGFIQVGVGVLFLVVLYHMLKIDLRQVNVLKVSIVLPFTFAALVVFALNDQVRWGVGLTLALGNVTGAFIATRVNMSKRGARWIKGITLVMVAAILVRLIIY